The window GCGTCGCGCCTTTCAGTTTTTTCCGCACCTTCCAGAGCGTAAGAGACTCCCTCCCCGACGGCGCCCGCGACGACATCTTCTTCCTGTCGGCGGGGTGCCTCCCTATGCGCGAGGAAATCGAGCCGGAGCCGGTCTTCATGGCCCCCTCGACTATGGCGAGGTATCTCTTCTCGACTGAGCGCGACTTGAACTGCGCCGCGAGCGAGTTGTGGGACGCGTCGTCTTTCGCTATGACTATCACGCCCGAGGTGTTCTTGTCGAGCCTGTGCACTATCCCCGGCCTCACCTTCCCCCCCACGCCCGAGAGCCCGTCCAGGCGGTGCAGGAGCGCGTTCACGAGAGTCCCGCCCGTTACGCCCGCGCCGGGGTGGACGGTCATCCCGGCGGGCTTGTCTATGACGGCTATGTATTCGTCCTCGTATATGACGCTTACGGGTATGTCCTCCGGCGCGGCGTCGAGAGGTGCCGGGGCGGGTATCGTAACATGAACCGTTTCACCCGGGCCGAGTTTTCTCGACGGCTTTATCGGCCTTCCGCCGACGAGAATATTTTTATCTTCTATGAGCTTTTTTATCCGGGAGCGCGTGAGTTCCGGCATGAGCTCGGGGAGGGCCGCGTCCGCCCTCTTCCCCGAAAGCTCGGGGGATATTACGAACGTGAGGGTTTTATCGCCTGCCGTCATGCACGGACCTGCGCGGAGGGGAGAGGGAGCTTATTTTCTCTCATTCCGCTCCTTCATCATGTGCTTCACGGCCGTCGCGACGACCCCGGAAACATTTTTATTCCATCTCAGGTTCCTGAGGTCGAACTCTCTGAGCTGCTTTAAAAACCCAATCGATATGTGAGGCGGCGTCTTGGGGTTGGTGACGAGGGCCAGCTTTACCTGGTATAGCCTCGTCCACTTCCTGCTGTCGGATATTTCGCGCAGTATCTCGTCGCTCACTATCTTCGACTGCGCTATCTGGACGACCTCGGTATCGGTGATTCGCGGGTTCTTGAGAACGGCGCGCGAGACTATCCTGTTCGGGTCCTTTACCAGAATCGCCCTCGCCTCCCTGTTCCCGAGGAGGGCGAGCTTTATCCTCTGCCCGACGTTAAGGACGCTTATCTTTATATAGGCGTTTTGATTTAATGCGCCGGGAGAGCGGTGCTCTTCGCCGGGTTCTTCTTCGGCTTCGTAGCCGGCTTCTTCCTCCCGGAGAAATTCCTCGTCTATTTCGAAGTCGTCGAGAAAAGAGCTCTCGGGAACAGGCGCGCCGCCGGATTCGGCCTGTGCGGGAGCGGCGGCGTCTTCGTCTTCCCCCGCATCCGTCCCGGAAGGAAAGTCGAACCTGTCTCCCATGTAGAGCTTCAGGAACTCTATCACCGCATCCATAGTCGAGCGCGTGATGAGCGGGTTCTTGCTGAGGGCTTCGACTATGTCGTTCGAGCGGGCGATCCTTTCGTGGTTATTCGCTATCAGGTCTATTATGTTCTGGTCGTGCACCCTTTCCGCGAGATATGCGACCGTCTCGTCCGTTGCCGAGGCGTTTAAGAGTATCCTCTGGAGCTGGGCCTCGTCCGTGAGCGCCCGCGCGAAAAAGTCGAGGAGCCCGGGCTCGGCGGCCGCGTCGGTGAGGATGGTCGAGACGACCTCGGACGGCATGCCCGACAGGGTTTCCCCGGCTTCGCGCGATACGTCTTCGTCCTCGTCCCGCGTAAGGTAATAGAGCACCCGGGAAAGGTCCCCCGGCGATGCGGGAACGAGCCCCCGCGCCGCCATGAGGCGTAGCTCTTTCGGGCGTGAAGGGTCGGCGAACTGCTTAATCGATTCCGGTATAGAGCCTGGCATATCTTCACTAGTGTATTAAAAAAAGCCCCCCGGTTCAACACGGCGGGCCCTTAGAGGCCCGGGGGGGCAGCCCGCTGCAGGATTTCGGCGCGGATACGATTCACTCGCATGACAATAGATTTTTAAAAGAATTGGCATATTATGTAGATGTAACAACCGAATCCGGAGACTTCACGATGACAGACTACAGCGGGATTGTTTCGAAATACGAGGGACAGTGGGCAGGGAGGCCGAGGAACGTCGGCGAGGGTGTGCTTTTCAGCTATTACGGGCCCGGCGCGCAGAACGTATTCATATCCGGGGACATGAACGGATGGAACAGCGACGTCAGCAGGCTCGTCAAGGGACACGACGACGTGTGGCGCGCTATATTCAGGCTGCGGCGCGGAAGGTCGTACGACTACAAGTTCATAGTTGACGGGAGCTGGACCACCGACCCCAACAATCCCGACCTCAACCCCGACACGTCGGGGGGTGCGAACTCGGTCGTGTACATAGGAGAAAGCGGCGAGGTCCTTCAGGCGGACAATCCCGAGAGGAAGAAGTTCACTCTCGAAGGCAGGGGCATATCGCACACGTTCTTCGATTCTGCCAGGTATAAGCGACGCTTTGACCTCTTCTACGTCCTCCCGCCGAACTACGACGACGAGATACCGCCGCCCGCCGTCATATGCCTGAACAATTACATAAAATCGCAGGATATCGAAAAGCACTGCAGGAAGAACGGCTACCTCGGGATAATGCCCGCGCCCGAGATCGGCGGGGATTTCATAAGGCAGGGGAAGCTCGATATATTCGCCGAGCTCCTCGCGTTCGTAAAGCAAAAATTCAGGGTGGACGAGAGCAGGGTATATCTCACGGGAATGTCCAACGGCGGGCTCGAAGCGTTCCTCGCGTCGATGTACTACCCCGACGTCCTCGCCGCCTCGGCGCTCGTATTCGGCCCCTACAGGCTGAGGAATTACAAGGACTCGGTGAAGGGGATGAACAGAGACGCCCTTGTCGGGTTCCTGGAGGGGCTCGACTTCCCGCACAGGATGCTGCTCAACCTCGGGAATCTCCCCGTTTACATATCGCACGGCGGGGCGGACGAAGCCGTGCCCGCGGCTGACGCTGCGACTCTCAACGAGATACTGGAGAAGCTCGGCGGAAGGGTGAAGTTCAACTTCTACCCGAACGAGGGGCACACGTGGATGATGGTGGACGACGACCTTCCCCACGTATTCGAATGGTTCGAAAATTTCAAGCTGGAAAAATACCCGAAATCGGTTTACTACACAGCGCCGTTCGGGGTTTTCAAGAACAGGGCTTACTGGACGGAGTTCATGCCCTACGAGCTTACGAGGCCCGTCAAGGTCAAGGCCGAGGTGAACGGAAAGAAGAAGCTCAAGACGGCCGTCGAGAACGTAAAACGGGTTATCCTGAGGCCGTCGCGCAAGCTCATCGATATGGCGCAGAAGCCGAATATCGAAACCGGGAACGACTCGGCCGGCGTGGAAACGGACCAGGAAAAGAACATAATAACCATCACGTATTAAAGCGCGCAGCCGACGTATGAAGATATCGGATTTCATGGAGCAGGAGCTTATCTCCATCCCCTACGGGATGGGGAAAATCGATGCGCTCTACTACAGGAGCACGGCCCCCGGGCGCGGGGATGGAATGGGGACCGTCGTAATACACGTCCACGGCTTTCTGGGGAACTTCCTCGAAGGCTCGCAGAGATTTCTGCCTCCTCTCCTGGCGAGGAAGGGGTATTCGTCCCTCTGCATCAACACGAGGCTCGCCACGTTCGGTCTCTTTTTCGGCTACGGGATCATCGACGACACCATACCGCAGCTCGACGCCGCCATAATCTATCTGAAGAAGCTCGGTTACAACAGTATCGTCCTCTCGGGGTACAGCATCGGGGGGAGCGTCGTTTTAAGATACGCCTCGCTCAGGAGCGACGCATCGAAATTTCCGTCGCTGAAGGGCATAATCGCCGTTTCGACGCCCTACTCGAACCCGGATTCGGTCAGAAGAAGGTGGGAGAGGTGGGGCAGTAATCCTTCCTACGACGAGATATACAGGAGAGTGAGGGAAACGCTCAGGCCCGACCCGATGCACACGGCCGAGGACCGCACGATGGTGATATACAGGGCGCGCGGCGATACCCTCAACCCCGAGCACACGGAGCTCTATACGTACAAAACGTGGTGGTTTCTCGCCGGGCCCGAGGCGGAATCGGCCAAGTGCTACAAGCAGATAACCGAAATAAACATCCCGCTCCTTCTCATACAGGGGCGGCGGGACCAGGACCTCCGGCCCGAGGAAGCGGAAGACCTCGCAAGCCTCGCGGCACACGCGGGGAACGGCGACGCAAGCGCGCTATACCTCGACGCCGCGCACGATTTCGAGGGATGCGAGGAGACTCTGGGCAAGGCAGTGACGAGCTGGCTCGACCGAAGGCTGGGTGCCGGGCCGGGTTAGAGCGAGTGAAAATGGGCGTCTAAAACTGTAAACAAACCACGTGAATACTCCAATAATCATTCCCTGAATTGCATAACGCGTGACGAAAATTGTTAAGGCCGGAAGAAAAGCCGGGGACGCACGGGAGAAAAGCGCATAGTTTACAGTTGGTTAGAAATTGCAGTCTTATGGCATAGTTTTTGCACTTTTATATTTCCAGTATGCATGGGGTGATGCATCGGCGAATCTAACGGGTAAAGTGAGGCCGGAAGGGACGAATGAAAAAATATGAAGAAGCCGATTTCGGAGCGCTTATGATAAGAAGGCAATTTTTTAACATGGCGGAGGCGGAGCCCGATGGTTCCAGGGTGGTAAGGCTCAAGTGGAGCGACGTGCTCGAAAGCGCATTCGACTACTACTACACGGAATATGTACCCGCGTGGACGCTGAACCCGACGCCGCTCAACAATTCGGGCGACAAGCTCTTCATATCGAAACGGAGTAAAGACTGGGTGAGCTGGGAGAAGATAGAGCCGATGAACAGGCCGGACATAGCCACGCTTTTCGACCTTCTGCCCGACCTCCCCGACGACAACACTTTCTGGCAGCTTATAAAAAAGCTCGGAAGCGAAGGCGTAAAGGAGCCCGAAGACCACTTCTGGGAAAATATCTTCACCTACAGATCGGCGAAGGAAGTAGAGGTGAACGGCAGGAAGTACAGGATAGAATGGGAGGCATGAGGCCGTCGTTCCATCCGCCCGCCGGGCTCACGGCGTCCGGCGCTTTAAATCTTCGGTATTTTCACTTCCGGGAGCTTCCCGCCGAAGAATTCCAAGGCGCTCCCCTTGTTTATTGAGATTTCGAGGAACCCTGAGCTCCCTGTGAGCGCTATAAGCTCCCCTTCTTTCCCGTCCGCGTAGCTCGCGGACATTCCGTCTATAATCATGTCCCCCGCCCTGATACGGGCCCCCTCGGTAATAACGGACCCCGGGATGTTCGTGACGAGATTCCCGAACCTGTCCGCGTATACGGCTCGGCCCTCTATAACATCCCCGTCGTCCAGCGGAGGTCGGATGTCGAGTCTTTCGTACGACGAAAGCCCGTTTCCCAGGTCTTCAAGCGCTACGCCCCTCGAAAGATGGGCGGCGGCCGGCGCGAATATATCCCTTCCGTGAAACGTCCTGCTCACGGACGGCAGCATGAACGCCGGATTCGTTATCTCGATGATACGGTCCACGCCTGATTTATCGAATACCATAGAGAAGACGCCGTTATCGGGCCCAACGAAGAGGTAGCCCCCGGCCTCTGCCGCGATGGCCCTCCGCGCGCTCCCGACGCCCGGATCGACGACGGCCACGTGTACGGCTCCTCCGGGGAAGTAGCCGTACGAGGCGTGGAGCTTGAACGCGGCCTCGGCGATGTTATAGGCCCCGATGCCGTGGGTTATGTCTATGACAATGGCGGAGGGGTTTATGCCGGCGATAACGCCCTTCATGACGCCCGCGTAGTGGTCGCCCGCGCCGAAGTCCGTGGTAAGAGTGATTATCCCCATTGTCGGTTGCCCTTTCCG is drawn from Thermodesulfobacteriota bacterium and contains these coding sequences:
- a CDS encoding SAM-dependent chlorinase/fluorinase, with the translated sequence MGIITLTTDFGAGDHYAGVMKGVIAGINPSAIVIDITHGIGAYNIAEAAFKLHASYGYFPGGAVHVAVVDPGVGSARRAIAAEAGGYLFVGPDNGVFSMVFDKSGVDRIIEITNPAFMLPSVSRTFHGRDIFAPAAAHLSRGVALEDLGNGLSSYERLDIRPPLDDGDVIEGRAVYADRFGNLVTNIPGSVITEGARIRAGDMIIDGMSASYADGKEGELIALTGSSGFLEISINKGSALEFFGGKLPEVKIPKI
- a CDS encoding RluA family pseudouridine synthase codes for the protein MTAGDKTLTFVISPELSGKRADAALPELMPELTRSRIKKLIEDKNILVGGRPIKPSRKLGPGETVHVTIPAPAPLDAAPEDIPVSVIYEDEYIAVIDKPAGMTVHPGAGVTGGTLVNALLHRLDGLSGVGGKVRPGIVHRLDKNTSGVIVIAKDDASHNSLAAQFKSRSVEKRYLAIVEGAMKTGSGSISSRIGRHPADRKKMSSRAPSGRESLTLWKVRKKLKGATLVEARPRTGRTHQIRVHFAEAGHPLLADEVYGGKGRKPHVISAAAEIIGRHALHAWKLAFTHPRTGERMEFTSPMPGDMKKALNFLSEAGENNL
- a CDS encoding alpha/beta fold hydrolase; translation: MKISDFMEQELISIPYGMGKIDALYYRSTAPGRGDGMGTVVIHVHGFLGNFLEGSQRFLPPLLARKGYSSLCINTRLATFGLFFGYGIIDDTIPQLDAAIIYLKKLGYNSIVLSGYSIGGSVVLRYASLRSDASKFPSLKGIIAVSTPYSNPDSVRRRWERWGSNPSYDEIYRRVRETLRPDPMHTAEDRTMVIYRARGDTLNPEHTELYTYKTWWFLAGPEAESAKCYKQITEINIPLLLIQGRRDQDLRPEEAEDLASLAAHAGNGDASALYLDAAHDFEGCEETLGKAVTSWLDRRLGAGPG
- a CDS encoding prolyl oligopeptidase family serine peptidase — encoded protein: MTDYSGIVSKYEGQWAGRPRNVGEGVLFSYYGPGAQNVFISGDMNGWNSDVSRLVKGHDDVWRAIFRLRRGRSYDYKFIVDGSWTTDPNNPDLNPDTSGGANSVVYIGESGEVLQADNPERKKFTLEGRGISHTFFDSARYKRRFDLFYVLPPNYDDEIPPPAVICLNNYIKSQDIEKHCRKNGYLGIMPAPEIGGDFIRQGKLDIFAELLAFVKQKFRVDESRVYLTGMSNGGLEAFLASMYYPDVLAASALVFGPYRLRNYKDSVKGMNRDALVGFLEGLDFPHRMLLNLGNLPVYISHGGADEAVPAADAATLNEILEKLGGRVKFNFYPNEGHTWMMVDDDLPHVFEWFENFKLEKYPKSVYYTAPFGVFKNRAYWTEFMPYELTRPVKVKAEVNGKKKLKTAVENVKRVILRPSRKLIDMAQKPNIETGNDSAGVETDQEKNIITITY